A window from Opitutia bacterium ISCC 52 encodes these proteins:
- a CDS encoding type II secretion system GspH family protein: MSEKGFTLVEVIVGAVIFVMLLAAGSSAIVQTQKLAHSNIMHNTARTVLEGYMEQMKGLPFSHYQDVLADPT; encoded by the coding sequence ATGTCAGAGAAAGGCTTCACCTTAGTCGAAGTCATCGTAGGCGCCGTTATCTTTGTAATGCTCTTGGCGGCTGGATCCTCAGCCATAGTGCAAACTCAAAAGCTGGCTCATAGCAATATCATGCACAACACCGCCCGGACGGTGCTGGAGGGGTATATGGAACAGATGAAAGGTCTCCCATTCAGTCACTACCAGGATGTTCTTGCCGATCCGACATAA
- a CDS encoding zinc-binding dehydrogenase — translation MPQPAVVNFENKKGAVDFREIEKPQIGEEDVLLQVKAVSVCGSDLHQWEACHSWPVNYPVVLGHEFGGLIAETGKRVKGWQEGDQVVSETAAVIDPNNPMSRQGLYNLDPTRLGFGYGVNGAMTEYVKVPARCLHHIPQGLSFEKAALTEPCCVAYNAVMNQSDITPGDRVVVIGPGPIGILCAAMAKICGAEVAILGLESDRKRLAVAEQYGCTALVDNLDEWAFAGDGLGVDGVVDAAGISKTLQIALRITRPAGWISKVGWGPQPLDFSLDPLVQKAITLRGSFSHNWPIWERVLQLTGSGQLNLDPIIGGVWPLEEWHTAFETMHSAQIVKSVLVPNS, via the coding sequence ATGCCTCAACCAGCCGTTGTTAATTTTGAGAATAAAAAGGGAGCTGTAGACTTCCGTGAAATAGAAAAACCACAAATTGGAGAAGAGGATGTTCTCCTCCAAGTTAAGGCCGTTAGTGTCTGCGGAAGTGATTTACACCAGTGGGAGGCTTGCCATAGCTGGCCAGTCAATTACCCGGTAGTGCTAGGTCATGAGTTCGGAGGACTCATCGCAGAGACCGGAAAGCGCGTCAAAGGATGGCAGGAAGGAGACCAGGTCGTCAGTGAAACTGCCGCAGTCATTGATCCCAATAATCCGATGAGCCGCCAAGGGTTATACAACCTTGATCCAACACGCCTTGGCTTTGGCTACGGAGTCAATGGAGCCATGACCGAGTACGTCAAAGTCCCCGCCCGCTGCCTCCATCATATCCCACAGGGTCTTTCATTTGAAAAGGCGGCTCTCACGGAGCCTTGTTGCGTCGCCTACAATGCAGTTATGAATCAATCCGACATCACTCCCGGTGACCGTGTGGTGGTGATTGGTCCTGGCCCCATTGGTATTCTCTGTGCAGCTATGGCAAAAATCTGTGGTGCTGAAGTCGCCATTCTCGGCCTCGAGTCCGACCGCAAGCGCTTGGCAGTGGCCGAACAATACGGCTGCACCGCCTTGGTTGATAACCTGGATGAATGGGCATTCGCGGGCGACGGATTAGGGGTCGACGGAGTCGTCGATGCTGCTGGAATTTCAAAGACCCTCCAAATAGCCCTTCGAATCACTCGTCCGGCAGGATGGATCAGCAAAGTTGGCTGGGGGCCGCAACCTCTTGATTTCAGCCTTGATCCCCTGGTCCAAAAAGCCATCACCCTACGAGGCAGTTTCAGTCACAACTGGCCCATTTGGGAACGTGTTTTGCAACTTACTGGATCCGGACAATTGAATCTCGATCCAATCATCGGGGGTGTTTGGCCACTCGAGGAATGGCATACCGCTTTTGAAACCATGCACTCCGCACAAATCGTCAAATCCGTATTAGTACCAAACAGTTAA
- the metG gene encoding methionine--tRNA ligase yields the protein MKSFYITTAIDYANGSPHLGHAYEKVLTDVVSRFRRARGDSVYFLTGLDEHGQKVQQSAAKEGVSPQEFCDGVAEEFQALCKMLTISNDDYIRTTEQRHKQVVRDIQQALFDKGEIYKGEYKGFYSARQEQFLQEKDRNEDGSWPEIFGEVSEISEENYYFKLSQYQDWLIEFLQDNEDFVFPSFRQKQVLEFLKEPLNDLCISRPKSRLEWGIPLPFDEDYVTYVWFDALINYVTASGYMDGDKSRWPADYHVIGKDIMVPAHSIYWPIMLKTCDIPLPKHLLVHGFWAMSGVKMSKSTGNTVDPLDLAEQFGVDSFRYFVTREMNVGQDSDFSEEQFLNRYNGELAKNLGNLVSRIQNMVTRYNEGIIPEAVINDPEEKEVQELWAKTAERVVELGEGFQFHRMLEEIFQFLTGLNRYTDIRAPWMLAKSEEPADRDRLLTSLAVIAEGLRLASVVLGPVMPQVSEKILNLLGSESVTLFEGNLDWDFRTKGNQVGDKLILFPRPEKK from the coding sequence ATGAAGTCTTTCTATATAACAACTGCCATCGATTATGCGAATGGCTCTCCGCATTTAGGGCATGCCTATGAGAAGGTTTTGACCGACGTGGTGTCTCGGTTTCGACGCGCACGCGGCGACTCCGTTTACTTTCTCACAGGGTTGGATGAGCATGGACAAAAGGTGCAGCAGAGTGCTGCCAAGGAAGGGGTATCGCCTCAGGAGTTTTGCGACGGTGTAGCCGAGGAGTTCCAGGCGCTTTGCAAGATGTTGACGATCTCCAACGACGATTACATTCGCACCACTGAGCAGCGGCACAAACAAGTCGTTCGCGATATTCAGCAAGCCCTTTTTGACAAAGGTGAAATTTACAAAGGCGAATACAAGGGGTTCTACAGTGCCCGTCAGGAGCAGTTTCTTCAGGAAAAAGATCGTAATGAAGATGGAAGTTGGCCGGAAATCTTTGGTGAAGTGTCTGAGATCTCCGAGGAGAACTACTATTTCAAGCTGAGCCAGTATCAAGATTGGCTGATTGAGTTTCTCCAGGACAATGAGGACTTTGTATTCCCCAGCTTTCGCCAGAAGCAGGTATTGGAGTTTCTCAAAGAGCCCTTAAACGATCTATGCATTTCCCGGCCTAAGTCGCGCTTGGAGTGGGGGATTCCTCTTCCTTTCGATGAGGACTATGTCACCTACGTTTGGTTCGATGCCCTTATCAATTACGTGACGGCCTCTGGCTATATGGATGGGGATAAGTCTCGTTGGCCGGCAGACTACCACGTGATTGGAAAAGACATCATGGTGCCAGCTCACAGTATTTATTGGCCCATTATGTTGAAGACCTGTGACATACCGCTTCCGAAGCATCTTCTGGTGCATGGCTTTTGGGCTATGTCCGGAGTCAAGATGTCCAAGTCTACAGGAAACACCGTTGATCCGCTCGATTTGGCTGAGCAGTTTGGAGTGGATTCGTTTCGCTATTTCGTGACTCGCGAAATGAACGTTGGGCAGGATAGTGATTTTTCAGAGGAGCAGTTTCTAAACCGTTACAATGGTGAGTTGGCCAAGAATCTGGGAAACCTTGTCAGTCGAATTCAGAATATGGTTACCCGTTACAACGAGGGAATCATTCCCGAGGCGGTTATCAACGATCCAGAAGAGAAAGAGGTTCAGGAGTTGTGGGCGAAAACGGCGGAACGAGTCGTCGAATTGGGCGAAGGGTTTCAGTTTCACCGAATGCTTGAAGAAATCTTTCAGTTTTTAACGGGCCTGAACCGCTATACCGATATTCGAGCTCCCTGGATGTTGGCCAAGTCCGAAGAGCCAGCTGACCGAGACCGACTGCTAACGTCTTTAGCTGTGATCGCGGAAGGGCTTCGCCTTGCATCAGTCGTGCTGGGGCCGGTCATGCCACAGGTCAGTGAGAAGATTCTCAATCTTCTGGGATCAGAATCAGTAACTTTGTTTGAAGGGAATCTCGACTGGGACTTTCGAACTAAAGGGAATCAAGTAGGAGATAAGCTCATACTGTTTCCACGACCTGAAAAGAAGTAG
- a CDS encoding isochorismate synthase — MEHFPISQYGGQENPVGLVAFLSDCKKRAKELGVRQLVNISLDVFHIDPLAILEAVYEPQNQHFFLENPGKENSISAIETVLQTTANGLNRFTEIKDWANNLLETTIYTGSTDSPYCGIHFFCAFNFFDEGQEVSGFPPAQAFVPVWQVSKKDQFSLAIANCMVDSDTSIEILAKRLLGAHQRFSSFPYSTETAGSENSKPEWVSEDECGGDVFEAAVAEASGAIRDKEFEKIVLARAIDMESDGEISPLGILDRLRNRFPSCYTFSYSAGADGTFLGSTPELLIRVKDGRLQADAIAGSTGRGESAGEDAALGASLLNSDKDAREHQSVVQSIVNRLSELGLTAQVASKPRLLKLPNVQHLYTPIEAELPRDAHILDIIQNLHPTSAVGGSPREAACSRIEHYESFARGPYAGPVGWFDAKGDGEFVVGIRSGILNGRSLRLFSGAGIVEGSDPAKEKEETDLKFKAMRAVLD, encoded by the coding sequence ATGGAGCATTTTCCCATCAGCCAGTATGGCGGACAAGAAAACCCCGTGGGATTGGTGGCATTTTTAAGCGATTGCAAGAAACGGGCGAAAGAACTGGGAGTTCGTCAATTGGTAAACATATCACTGGATGTATTCCACATTGATCCGTTGGCCATTTTGGAGGCGGTCTACGAACCACAGAACCAGCACTTCTTTTTAGAGAATCCAGGAAAGGAAAACTCTATTTCGGCCATTGAAACCGTGTTGCAGACTACCGCTAACGGATTGAACCGGTTTACTGAGATTAAAGATTGGGCCAATAATTTATTGGAGACCACCATTTATACTGGGAGCACTGATTCGCCCTATTGTGGAATCCATTTCTTCTGCGCCTTTAACTTCTTTGATGAAGGGCAGGAAGTATCGGGGTTTCCCCCGGCTCAAGCATTTGTACCTGTGTGGCAGGTGAGTAAGAAGGATCAATTCAGTCTGGCGATTGCCAACTGTATGGTTGATTCGGATACGTCTATAGAAATACTTGCCAAACGCTTACTTGGAGCCCATCAGCGATTTTCCTCATTTCCCTATAGCACGGAGACGGCTGGCTCTGAAAACTCCAAGCCAGAATGGGTGAGTGAAGACGAATGTGGTGGTGATGTATTTGAAGCAGCGGTTGCCGAGGCAAGTGGTGCTATTCGCGATAAGGAATTTGAAAAGATTGTGCTGGCACGGGCTATCGATATGGAGTCAGACGGTGAGATCAGTCCTCTGGGTATTCTGGATCGATTGCGTAACCGGTTCCCGAGCTGCTATACCTTTTCTTACTCAGCCGGTGCAGATGGCACTTTCCTTGGCTCAACTCCAGAACTGCTTATTCGTGTCAAGGATGGGCGTTTGCAAGCAGATGCGATTGCGGGATCTACAGGGCGTGGAGAATCAGCTGGAGAGGATGCTGCTCTTGGAGCGTCCTTATTGAACAGTGATAAGGATGCACGTGAGCATCAATCGGTAGTTCAATCGATTGTTAATCGCTTAAGTGAGTTGGGGCTTACGGCTCAGGTAGCCAGCAAGCCGCGTTTGCTGAAGCTGCCGAATGTTCAGCACCTTTACACACCGATCGAAGCTGAATTGCCGAGGGACGCTCACATTCTCGATATTATTCAAAACCTTCACCCCACCTCTGCTGTCGGTGGATCTCCTCGGGAGGCTGCTTGTTCAAGGATTGAGCATTATGAATCCTTTGCTCGTGGCCCCTATGCTGGACCAGTCGGTTGGTTTGACGCCAAAGGAGATGGCGAATTCGTGGTGGGAATTCGTTCAGGTATTCTCAATGGCCGCTCGCTTCGACTATTTTCCGGAGCAGGTATTGTAGAAGGATCGGATCCTGCAAAAGAAAAAGAGGAGACGGATTTGAAATTTAAAGCCATGCGTGCAGTTTTGGATTAG
- a CDS encoding SLC13 family permease, protein MTTKLPWKSTGSIIGAAVFLGLLLFFNPRPDNPEVGHMAAIAALMAILWISEAIPLAATALIPIILFPLTGVLDGPSTTKAYVNSIIFLFIGGFLIALSMERWNLHRRIALNIINAIGKRADLLILGFMAASGFLSMWISNTATAVMMLPIGLAIILKMEEEFGKERSKKLSLALMLGIAYGCSIGGVATLVGTPTNLAFVRIFQESFPNAPQISFGNWMIIGIPYSLVMLGATWVLLTRVLCRFDKDLTLDRSIIRKEINDLGPIRYEEKAVLIVFVMTVFLWTFRRDLNLGAFSIPGWSNLWEPFKGIDDGTVAITMALTLFFIPAKNDPNYARILQKDIFARIPWGIILLFGGGFALASGFNSSGLSTYIGESFRAIGPVPVIVLVIIICISVTFLTELTSNVATLSMLLPILASWAVSLHTHPLVFILPATISSSMAFMMPVATPPNAVVFGSERIRIIEMARTGLFLNFVAIGFTLLMVYLLFPYVTGTPMGEFPAWAK, encoded by the coding sequence ATGACGACCAAGCTTCCTTGGAAAAGCACCGGGTCGATTATCGGAGCCGCAGTATTTTTGGGATTACTTTTATTTTTCAACCCGCGACCGGATAATCCGGAAGTGGGGCACATGGCTGCCATCGCCGCGCTCATGGCCATCCTATGGATCTCAGAAGCCATTCCTTTGGCGGCCACAGCCTTGATTCCCATCATTCTATTTCCTTTAACCGGGGTGTTAGATGGCCCCTCGACAACTAAGGCCTACGTAAACTCCATCATCTTTCTTTTTATCGGAGGATTCCTAATTGCATTGTCCATGGAACGTTGGAACTTACACCGACGAATCGCGCTCAACATTATCAACGCTATAGGCAAACGGGCCGACCTCCTGATTCTCGGCTTCATGGCCGCTTCGGGCTTTCTGTCGATGTGGATCTCCAATACAGCTACGGCAGTGATGATGCTGCCCATTGGGCTGGCTATCATTTTGAAAATGGAAGAGGAGTTTGGAAAGGAACGATCTAAAAAGTTGTCGTTAGCTTTGATGCTGGGCATCGCCTATGGTTGCTCTATCGGGGGCGTCGCCACATTAGTCGGTACGCCGACCAATCTGGCCTTTGTCCGTATCTTCCAAGAATCATTTCCCAACGCACCACAAATATCCTTTGGGAATTGGATGATTATCGGAATCCCCTACTCACTTGTTATGTTAGGTGCAACTTGGGTGCTACTCACACGAGTACTCTGTCGCTTCGACAAGGATCTGACCCTGGATCGGTCCATCATCCGAAAAGAAATCAATGACCTCGGGCCAATCCGCTATGAAGAGAAAGCGGTCTTAATTGTATTCGTGATGACCGTGTTCCTTTGGACCTTCCGACGAGACTTGAACCTCGGAGCCTTTTCGATTCCCGGTTGGTCAAACTTATGGGAGCCCTTCAAAGGAATTGATGATGGTACCGTTGCCATAACCATGGCACTCACCCTGTTCTTCATTCCTGCAAAAAATGACCCGAACTATGCAAGGATTCTGCAGAAAGATATTTTCGCAAGAATTCCATGGGGTATCATCCTTTTGTTTGGAGGAGGATTTGCCTTGGCTTCAGGCTTTAACTCCAGTGGCCTTTCGACCTACATCGGAGAATCCTTCCGAGCGATCGGCCCTGTTCCAGTGATCGTACTCGTGATTATTATTTGCATCAGCGTTACCTTCCTAACTGAGCTGACATCCAATGTAGCGACCCTCTCCATGCTCTTGCCCATACTCGCAAGCTGGGCAGTAAGCCTGCACACTCATCCACTGGTATTTATCTTACCAGCAACCATCTCCTCATCCATGGCTTTCATGATGCCTGTGGCAACACCGCCCAACGCGGTTGTTTTCGGTAGTGAGCGCATACGCATCATAGAAATGGCTCGCACGGGTCTGTTTCTCAACTTTGTGGCGATAGGATTTACCTTGTTGATGGTGTACCTCCTTTTTCCTTATGTCACCGGCACACCCATGGGAGAATTCCCAGCCTGGGCAAAATAA
- a CDS encoding SDR family oxidoreductase, producing MSLADLTNKVILVTGANTGVGEHTARLCAKLGAKVAVHGRRPDAVDKVVADIGENAVGVYGSLDTADEPAKVVEQTVEKLGRIDGVVNNAALTTRMHFEETDVEFFDNMMAVNVRAPFLICQAALPYLKESKGSVVNIGSINALGGERMLAAYSISKGALLTMSKHLANLYDRDSVRFTHINLGWILTENEYSLKISDGFPEGWDKNVPQMMVPTGKMSSPEEVAKVIAFWLSDDGKPFSGTVFELEQYPFKGRIPTLDADFLEGKM from the coding sequence ATGAGCCTAGCTGATCTAACGAACAAAGTCATACTCGTAACCGGAGCCAACACAGGTGTAGGAGAACACACTGCCCGCCTCTGCGCAAAATTGGGGGCCAAAGTCGCCGTTCATGGACGTAGACCTGATGCGGTGGACAAGGTAGTCGCAGATATCGGTGAAAACGCGGTAGGCGTTTATGGTAGCTTGGATACAGCCGATGAACCGGCCAAGGTAGTGGAGCAAACCGTTGAAAAGCTGGGTCGTATCGATGGCGTTGTAAACAATGCAGCTCTAACCACACGGATGCACTTTGAAGAGACGGATGTAGAGTTTTTCGATAATATGATGGCCGTAAATGTGCGGGCCCCTTTCCTCATCTGCCAGGCAGCACTCCCCTATCTTAAAGAATCTAAGGGTAGCGTGGTTAACATAGGCTCAATCAACGCATTAGGTGGAGAACGAATGCTGGCTGCCTACAGTATCTCTAAAGGCGCGCTTTTGACCATGTCGAAGCACCTGGCAAATCTGTATGACCGGGATTCAGTTCGATTCACCCACATCAACCTCGGGTGGATTCTTACTGAGAATGAATATAGCCTAAAGATTTCCGATGGATTTCCGGAAGGCTGGGATAAGAATGTCCCCCAAATGATGGTTCCAACTGGCAAGATGTCTTCCCCCGAAGAAGTAGCCAAAGTGATCGCCTTCTGGTTGAGCGACGATGGAAAGCCATTTAGCGGAACCGTATTCGAACTTGAACAATATCCCTTCAAAGGACGCATCCCTACTTTGGATGCAGACTTCCTGGAAGGTAAAATGTAG
- the menD gene encoding 2-succinyl-5-enolpyruvyl-6-hydroxy-3-cyclohexene-1-carboxylic-acid synthase, giving the protein MDSLNRANTNSLWSSVLVECLYQCGLRQVVISPGSRSTPLTVAFASHSGIEAIPVLDERSAGFFALGLAKQSHKPVALVCTSGTAAVNYFPAVVEASEACVPLLVLTADRPHELRNCGAGQTIDQIRLYGNYPVCQEEMALPSVSVEALEEMRDQLGRTFAAGFRGPVHLNCPFRDPLPPTPDQSVPGDFQLSDGFYSDLPVASSCTPTEPIKIDIQSGKGFILCGTETPENPAAYCQAVARLAEKTDWPVLADGLSPARNHAIPGVQPITSYDLILRNSDLRKSLKPECVIALGPLPTSKELRKWLSEIDAQIYHVHTMGKNLDPTGKVVQVLDQPVELLGNVFKFLERGDKPYCERWSVAQRQASEQIADAFESESSQNFEGRIAWKLPQWLPTNTPLFVASSMPVRDVEYFLPSNESQIKVYASRGVNGIDGTLSTALGIAHDNQSSVLLTGDLAFLHDSNGLLIRPKLKGHLTVILINNRGGGIFNHLPVASFEPPFEDFFATPQEVDFKKCVEGIGCEYIHVEQIDELKEYLSTMPLSGIRVIEVETDRHRDSEYRKQLFKSISQILV; this is encoded by the coding sequence ATGGACAGTCTCAATAGAGCGAATACGAATTCCTTATGGTCATCCGTTTTGGTGGAATGTCTTTATCAGTGCGGATTACGCCAAGTGGTCATTTCCCCTGGCTCACGTTCCACTCCACTCACGGTGGCCTTTGCTTCACACTCAGGTATTGAAGCCATTCCCGTGTTAGACGAGCGCTCAGCGGGATTCTTTGCTCTGGGCTTGGCTAAACAATCTCACAAACCGGTTGCTTTGGTTTGTACTTCAGGAACCGCCGCTGTTAATTATTTTCCTGCCGTCGTTGAAGCATCGGAAGCCTGCGTTCCTCTTCTCGTGCTGACTGCTGATCGGCCGCACGAACTGCGCAATTGTGGGGCAGGGCAGACTATTGATCAGATACGCCTCTATGGGAACTATCCTGTGTGTCAGGAGGAGATGGCTTTGCCATCTGTATCGGTGGAAGCGCTGGAGGAGATGAGGGATCAGTTAGGCCGAACGTTTGCAGCAGGATTCCGTGGACCTGTCCATTTAAACTGTCCATTTCGTGATCCACTGCCACCAACACCAGATCAATCGGTTCCAGGAGACTTTCAGCTTTCGGATGGATTTTACTCAGATCTTCCCGTTGCATCATCCTGCACGCCCACCGAACCCATTAAAATCGATATTCAATCAGGAAAAGGATTCATTCTATGTGGAACGGAGACACCTGAGAACCCTGCAGCTTATTGCCAAGCTGTCGCAAGATTGGCCGAGAAGACGGATTGGCCTGTTCTGGCAGATGGATTGTCTCCTGCGAGAAACCATGCAATACCGGGTGTTCAGCCGATTACGAGCTACGACCTGATCCTTAGGAATTCCGATTTAAGAAAGTCTCTCAAGCCTGAGTGTGTAATCGCCTTAGGGCCGTTACCTACCAGTAAGGAATTAAGGAAGTGGTTGAGTGAAATCGACGCACAGATTTATCATGTGCACACAATGGGTAAGAATCTCGATCCAACGGGTAAAGTAGTACAAGTATTGGATCAGCCGGTGGAACTATTAGGGAATGTGTTTAAATTTTTAGAGCGAGGGGATAAGCCCTACTGCGAGCGCTGGTCAGTTGCACAGCGCCAAGCCTCAGAGCAAATCGCGGATGCATTTGAAAGTGAGTCCTCGCAGAACTTCGAAGGGCGTATTGCCTGGAAACTCCCGCAGTGGTTGCCGACAAACACACCTTTGTTCGTGGCCAGCAGCATGCCTGTGCGCGATGTGGAGTATTTTTTGCCAAGCAATGAGAGTCAGATTAAGGTCTATGCTTCGCGCGGTGTGAATGGCATCGACGGAACGCTGTCTACTGCTTTGGGCATCGCCCATGATAATCAGTCTTCGGTGCTGCTCACCGGAGATTTGGCCTTTTTGCATGATTCAAATGGCTTGCTCATTCGCCCGAAATTGAAAGGACACCTTACGGTGATACTGATCAATAATCGAGGGGGTGGTATTTTTAACCATTTACCTGTCGCAAGTTTTGAACCTCCTTTTGAAGATTTTTTCGCGACCCCTCAAGAAGTGGATTTCAAAAAATGCGTAGAGGGTATCGGTTGCGAGTATATTCACGTTGAGCAAATAGATGAACTCAAAGAGTACCTCTCCACGATGCCATTAAGCGGAATTCGCGTGATTGAGGTTGAAACTGACCGGCATCGAGATTCTGAATACCGAAAACAACTTTTTAAATCGATCAGCCAAATACTAGTATGA
- a CDS encoding sugar phosphate isomerase/epimerase, whose amino-acid sequence MANLAAFPKAWMDPLCIDGSMTLNEWIDLSGKLDVDGLEFYSDFLDLKDRSKWKDYRARVEDQGRSIPMLCCSPDFTHPELFFRQEQIDKEKNWIDMCGELGGKFCRVLSGQRRPEVSREAGIGYAVECIEACIPHAAEQGITLIIENHYKDNYWSYPEFAQHMDVFCDLVARIDSPHFGVNYDPSNTVLAGEDPLELLERVKHRVISMHASDRFLLEGNLEDLRKEEMDSVGYAERLSHGEIGKGLNDYDKIFSTLKEVGFNGWVSIEDGLDGFEQMKRSVTFLRKKMAKYWPE is encoded by the coding sequence ATGGCAAATCTTGCGGCGTTTCCTAAAGCATGGATGGATCCACTCTGTATTGACGGATCCATGACATTGAATGAATGGATCGACTTATCGGGCAAACTCGACGTGGATGGCCTGGAGTTTTACTCAGACTTCCTGGACCTCAAGGATCGATCCAAGTGGAAGGATTATCGAGCCAGAGTCGAAGATCAAGGGCGCTCTATTCCGATGCTTTGCTGCTCTCCTGACTTCACACACCCGGAACTTTTTTTTCGCCAGGAACAAATCGACAAAGAAAAAAACTGGATCGATATGTGCGGCGAGCTGGGGGGAAAATTCTGCAGAGTTTTGTCTGGCCAACGCCGGCCAGAAGTTTCTCGAGAAGCAGGCATCGGCTATGCAGTAGAATGCATCGAAGCCTGTATTCCGCATGCAGCCGAGCAAGGGATCACGCTGATCATTGAAAATCACTACAAAGACAATTACTGGTCCTACCCAGAGTTTGCCCAACACATGGACGTCTTTTGCGATCTGGTCGCTCGCATCGACTCTCCCCACTTCGGCGTTAATTACGACCCAAGCAATACAGTCCTGGCTGGAGAAGATCCACTTGAGCTCCTGGAACGCGTAAAGCATCGAGTCATTAGCATGCATGCCAGCGACCGTTTTCTTTTGGAAGGCAATCTTGAGGATCTTCGCAAAGAGGAAATGGACAGTGTAGGTTACGCCGAACGTCTCAGCCATGGAGAAATCGGGAAAGGCCTCAACGACTACGATAAGATTTTCAGCACACTTAAGGAGGTTGGTTTCAATGGCTGGGTGAGCATCGAAGACGGTTTAGACGGATTCGAGCAAATGAAGCGAAGCGTTACTTTCTTACGCAAGAAGATGGCGAAGTATTGGCCTGAGTGA
- a CDS encoding orotidine 5'-phosphate decarboxylase, with amino-acid sequence MKPIVQISLDIVNIPEALETADMAMRAGVDWLEAGTPLIIAEGMNGVKELRNRFPDTPIVADLKTMDGGWLEAELMAKAGATQVVVMSQAHEETIRCVVQAGKDLGIEVMGDNLAAENMVDGAKRLADLGCDYVIHHIGYDERRGIAARGERMPNPLDELREIIEAVHVPVQAVGGLTIEQAIKTPEYGAPLVVLGAPLTIDADSFRTADGNVEDSLRLICEAVHAYGDIPVV; translated from the coding sequence ATGAAACCCATTGTTCAAATCTCCCTCGACATAGTTAACATCCCGGAAGCTCTGGAAACTGCCGATATGGCCATGCGCGCCGGAGTCGACTGGCTTGAAGCTGGAACGCCGCTTATAATCGCTGAAGGCATGAATGGCGTAAAAGAACTACGTAACCGCTTTCCCGATACACCCATTGTGGCTGACTTAAAAACCATGGATGGCGGTTGGCTTGAAGCCGAACTCATGGCAAAGGCTGGCGCGACCCAAGTCGTGGTCATGTCGCAAGCCCACGAGGAAACGATTCGTTGCGTTGTGCAGGCTGGTAAAGATTTGGGGATTGAGGTGATGGGTGACAATCTGGCGGCCGAGAATATGGTTGATGGAGCCAAGCGCCTGGCCGACCTAGGCTGCGACTACGTTATCCACCATATTGGCTACGATGAACGCCGAGGCATTGCCGCGAGAGGTGAGCGAATGCCCAATCCACTCGACGAACTTAGAGAAATTATTGAAGCCGTTCATGTGCCTGTCCAAGCAGTTGGAGGACTCACCATCGAGCAGGCCATAAAAACACCCGAGTATGGGGCACCTCTTGTTGTTCTGGGAGCGCCCCTGACGATTGATGCGGATTCATTTCGCACAGCAGATGGGAATGTTGAGGATTCTCTGCGTCTGATATGCGAGGCGGTGCATGCTTATGGTGATATACCGGTAGTTTAG